A region of the Ranitomeya variabilis isolate aRanVar5 chromosome 5, aRanVar5.hap1, whole genome shotgun sequence genome:
AGTAAGCACTACCATTATCTTAGCTAAAATTCAGTTTACATTTTATTTATAATTTTGATATTGTTCCATTACATTACAGTATAATAATTGGCTGTATAGAATAATTCTGAATTAAAAGGACATTATAAAAATGCATCTAATATAAAGTTTATAAatacaaaaacaaataaaatacaTCTTGTGAACTTAAACTACCAGTATATAAAAATAAGACTTTCTTGCAAATTTAGTTACATGTTAAAGAGTCATCTGTCAGAAGTCTTTATAtgttatataaaaaatattaaggGTTGAAATATATTGCAATTATTTGTTATTTTTGCTTTGCTGTGATCAGATtgcatatacggtgtatatatatatatatatatatatatatatatatatatatatatatatatatatatatatatacacacatatattcacgtacacacacatatataacacACAGAAAatgatctaaatatatatatatatatatatatatatatatatatatatatatgtgtatatagataTACACGCAGATCTCAATAATGACAAGCAAAATGTGTTACATAATTATATATGCTTGGTTATAAATAAACACAGCTAGAAATATATGAATGAATAAATTAAGGTAGAGtgctaatgttttttatttttgcttttaggcACACAATTTTCTATATATTCTTTCTGCTATTTTTGTCAGTGACAAACTGGAACGCTAGCCCCATCAACCATGAAATATCTACAATCTAAAAATGTACCAGGTGAAAAAAATAGACCTTGAAATACCGTAATTATGTTGCAAACGTAATGTTATTCCAAATAAAAGATAAATAAATTAAATTAGACACGAACTTCAGCAATAAATATGTAGAAatcttttcttttgaaaaataaaaatctctGTAGAATTTATCATGATAAAAAAACTATTAACGCTTCATGCTGAAGTTTAGTTTTCGAAAATAGTCATAAAGAGACTTTAGGAAAGAATATATATCTTCTTCTTGTCCATCTTCATGGATATCACATGTCACCTACCAATAAATGAAAAGAGAATATTAACAATAATTCTTTGGTGATGTACATAGAATACCATTCATAAAAGAgatctttttttattttacatttttagaaAATTAAAATTGTATTAATTTTCCATGATGGCAGACATGGCCAGTATTGATATtcctattatttttaatattatttctTATGCTATTGCAGTAGCGGAATATGTCATGGTATGATACTGGCtatatatttttgtaattttttttaattttatttcagtcCAACAACAAGAAATGTGTGTACCCAGCATTTAATAGAAACAGTGGACATACTGTACATTGTGGAGCAGTATTGAAATGTATGCATTTTGTTTGTGCACTttgtattttgattactgtgaATTTATATTATTTGGCATTATTTTGACCTAGAGAAATAAATGTAGTCCATAGACTGATCTGTGATATCagttcatactgccaaacaaatgaTGGTCTTGATGTGCCCTAAAATTGATATTGGAAGTAATTTAAAAATATAATTCatcctaataataataacaacaataaactACACTGAAATGTGACTTCTTTTCAAAGATTCatacttacattttttttaaaacaggtcAGATATTTTTTAAGGATCAATAGGTTCTTGTTTGTACTGTTACAAAAGTGCAGTGATTTTAGAGCGCTGCAGGAAACAGCTGAACAATTCTGAAAGAAACACATATCATGTGGTTAAACACAATGTAGAGAAAATATAAATAAAGTCACTGATCGATACGTAAGAACTGCTTTGAATCTGAATGCAAAGACAACTGATTATATTCTTGTCaatgactttaatttttttaaaatatttaataaaaatacagtttaaaaaaacaatataccggtaatttaaaagtaaaaaatactTGTGAAACATCTGGAAAGTTTTCTTTTACTTCTATATTGTAAACAATTTATCCATGTCTTTTTGTTATTGCATTATCTTTATTATTTCTACTTATTTACTATAAATAGtaattattaaagaggttgtctaggaCTCTGCCATTGATGAATTTAGCTCTAGTTCAAGGAACATACCATCCACAGGATAGGTCAtattatcagattggtgggggtccatcacttgggacccccaccgatcagctggaaGCTAATAGTTGGAGCTAATCAATGTATGGGGCGGAACACAATAATTTTTCAGATTATTGGTTTGAGGGACAGGTGTTGGAATCCCACCGATCACATATTGATGACATTCATTAATTATAGGTCATCAATAAttcaatcctggacaacccctttgttCTGAAATCTGTATAAGGTTATGCATTAAAAAGACTATAATCTTGTAAAATGCAATATACTAGAAAATGTATTACCTTTGTAAAATCAACTGTGTGTACGTATGTACAATTCAGCTGTAAGAGAAGGGATATAGATTAGTTACCAATGTTGATACATGCAAGCTTTATGGTATACACAGAAATTGGAAAGCACTCATTTTAGCTGGGATTGGGCTAATTAGTAACCATCTGCCTGAATTACAGATAAGGATATGTATGAGAAGTTAGATTATTGGTGTCAATTTTCAACTATTTGATTATTACTGATTATTTTCAATATTTACAAAAGGACAAAGGGACATTGCACCTATACAGCTAGTGTAACCACCCATTATGTTACAGTTCGAATGTTACTGTAGATATATAGGCTTTCTGAATTACAGACAGCTCCAATTTCATATTGGTATAAGTaggtattttatttaaaaatatatacctCCAATTGGTACTGCAAAGTGCCTAAGCTAATCAGACATGAAAGCAGTGCCACAGAGAATCAGCAGGAAAACATCTGCATAGTACAGGCTTCAAGTGGTTAAAAAAATCATTTTCCTATCTGTAGCCAAACTTTTCACAGGTGGCTGCAGTACAGTTTAGGAGGGAAAAACATGATTCATGAGAAGTTTGGTCAATCTATAGTACTAGCAAAGCAGGTAAGTGATGAACAGTAATTGCACCAATCTCTAATACACCAATAATCCATTGGAAATATAGTCATTAACCACTAAATCCTATTCCATTGTAAATATAACAATCAATAGTAGAAACCCTAAGATATTGCTCAGTGTTATGTAGCCTATGTATTTCCTTGGATTTCAATGCCAGAATTAAGGAAGGATATAAGAATTTGCTCTGTCAATGGTGAAAAGATGCCAATGTGGGGCTGATGACAGCCATAGTACGAGTTCTTACCGTTTGATTGGTAGATGTCAAGTTGCGAATGGCATTCAGCAGATGGTTGTATTTTCCATGTTGGCACGCTGCACTAAAATAAAACATTATAAGTGCAATGCTGAGAATCTTCATCAAGTTATTCATGGTCAGTTAGTAAATGGTTAGAGGATACTCCTTAGCATAAAGCTAAATCCATCAATGGCAGAGTTTATATACAAATAACAAACCTCAAAAGGATGTGACTTATTACGTAAAGATTCAGAGGTTTTTAGCAGCATATCAGATTTCTGATCATTTCAGAAGGTGTGATAACAGAATGCTGAATACATAAATACAAAGGGAAATATATACCTAAAATAACTTCTAGGAATGGAGATAAATGTGTGAATGGAGCACTGCATCAGACACGTACATAGATAAATATATATCAAAAGGAAAAAATATAGTACAAAAAAtccaaatttaaaaataaaatctgAATTTTTTTGGGATGGAAtctcatcttaaagggaacctgtcacctgaatttggcgggaccagttttgggtcatatgggcggggttttcgggtgtttgattcaccctttccttacccgctggctgcatgctggccgcaatattggattgaagttcattctctgtcctccggagtacacgccagcacaaggcaatattgccttgcgcaggcgtgttgtcatgtcggacgctgttcagaccaggtcgttcgacagacagcggtaattctgcttttgaccactatttgctcattggcatcggctaggttttgtccagctgttccagggttaatttacctgatcctcggattggaagctgggccatgcccatggcctttaaatagttctccggatcattgggcgtcgccgattatagcttctgtcttgtgcgttgttatctcggtccggagtggagagctggttgttggagattcgttgctggtggtgtattttccttagtcttatttactccttcctatatttgtatttattttgccctgcacatttatagtgtattcctgagtgactgcggcgtggtgtatattttcctttatccttgtctgtgctctgtgctatctgtgggtattggtgtattacctcttcactgggtggtgggcggttggtgtcagcctagggttgaaacaggagacagggtgagggtcgaggcctagacatgcacaccatcagtgtaaactctaggtagagggtcagtcaggatttccctagtctgagggaaattgcaggggcccaggttattagctcttgctcacctagtctccccgtgacacgtgtactccggaggacagagaatgaacttcaatccaatattgcggccagcatgcagccagcgggtaaggaaagggtgaatcaaacacccgaaaaccccgcccatatgacccaaaactggtcccgccaaattcaggtgacaggttccctttaatggaatgtGAACCAATATACTTGATTCATTCAAATGATTACATTTAGGATCATAAAGTATTTACAGACATGAGTTTATTGAGCTAAATATATAGATGAGAGGAGCACAACATTTTTCGGTCCTAGGGCCATATTGTCATACAGAACTAATTCCAAAAGCTGCATACATTTTTAAAGGGCAGCTGACATGAATACATCACCTGAGCCACTGTCAGTATATTAATCTATCACCAGAACCAAGGTTTGACTATTTGAGTATTTGAATACACCCCAACTTACACTGAGTTTTTGGATCAGAAACTGAGCTGAAACTCACCAAATCCTCCTCATAATCTCAAAACTCTAAGTTTTGAGGATTGTTtagttttaacatagccatgaagcaAGTTATGTATTactacatactgtatgtacaagatcagaaccatggccagtacatgaatgcagcgagagaaccaccatcagtataggAATACAGTACCTAGCTTAGTACAGCCATCACTTGCAGTGTCAGATTATCCCCATATACACTTGTATTACATGAACCTGCAATCCCCAGTGTAtccttaacaatggtaaagagATGCTGGGAGCTGTTGTTACCAGCCATCAACAGACTGAATATAATCTAATTTATAAAGGTTGTATGACTCGGAATTTAAAGGTTAGATTTTCTGAGCACAAAAGTGATATCATTTCTCTTTCTAGTTCTAATCGAGCTATTTTATTTGCATCTAAGGCATGAATTGTCATCAAAGATGCCCCACTTTGTTCAAGATTTTTGGAATAGAACGCATTATAAATCCACCGAGGGGAGGAGACATCAAGAGATTGCTTATGACCAGAGAGGGTTTCTGGATATTCTACCTCGGAAGTTGCCATACTGCGGGATTGAATGGTCGCAAGGAGCTCATGTTTCATTATTAATACTTCTTTTTATTTGTGTGTTGAATACTTATAAATATTTGCATGATTTTAttcatttttcttattttcttaGCATTCTTGTTTGCATATGTAATTTTAATATGATTTAGATGTTAGTCATGTGATATGGAATCGGATTTTCTATTGGTCACATTTTGTATAAAAGTTGTATAGGACCTTTTCATGTGTAGTTTGAGAAAGGACGCCTTGAGAGTTTGAAACGCTTTACTGTATTCCTCACCATGTGAACCTGTTTTTTGCCATGGTTTTAAAGTTTTTCTAATAAACATTTGCATTTAAAGAAGCTGGAACAAAACCTTTTTCTTCACCATTATTGTACATGTGATCTCACAAGTTCCACGCTTCAACAAGCTGCATGCTGCGTATCTGAActtcattaaattcaatgggaggcaaaaccaaacatataGACAACACGTTCGAGGGAGGCGTGGGCAAAAAGCTGTCTAAagggctcaaattaggggcagacacaatgaaaagtggcatcaattgacacacagtagaaattttataatggcgcagcagtcaggcatgggccatgaatgaggtatcagagtctggcccagcatttacagctcggaattgaagtttcaatgaggtcatggtggttaagggagcagtgtaagccttgtttgctggaagccctgatacctcaGGCAACACCtctaatttttgtttttaattccagccacactcagatggcacaagcaTCAGTTTCATGCAGCAAtactggtagaaaaatgtaaggaaggtaacacaggtagttgactgaaagtaagggcAGTCctacctgtctgggagccctatttacacaggcaacacaccagatggagacccaacttggagtctccacatttcaaaaaataattgtcgcataccactaaagtggcatcaattttcacagagtagaaatattatgatAGGCCTCTGACAATACCTACCACCACAGacaacccaacagatggagacccaacttggagtctccacatttcaaaaaataattgtcacacaccactaaagtggcatcaatttccacaaaaTAGACACAGTATAAtatgcctctgacacaccttctaatatgggcaacccaccagatggagacccaacttggagtctccacaatcAAAAAATATTGTAACATCAGGAGCTGTAGCAGGAACAGAAGGCACCACAAACATagtacagactgcaataatgcgagatcaatgcatgacactaaaaactacaccatcgcctagtctgccactggggtgcaaaagtcattggagatccatgacttgtttattttgatgaaagttaggtggtctacatttTCTGGGGacagacaccaccagcagcactgaggacatgttctgagagaacgctggctgcctggCATGACAGAAACTCAAAGACATGTGATGAGAGGCCACTCTTCAACTTTTGAagatcaaaatgcaaaagggtccaacccccacttctggcattgatattgagctcaagatacttCTGCACCATCCTGTCTAGTTGtttacaatgtgtcagacttgtactctgtttgctggtgcacgggctggtctaaaaaatgtgtaaaatgactcacagaaattgcttataccacttacactgctgctgttgCAAATGTTTTGGCGATGACGCCTTGACGTTCCTGGAGTTGGACATCTAGAGCTGGGATGCACTCTGTGtggctcactgctgtcttgggggaaaccacttttaagattgtctacaagcgtgtttcgatactccagcatgcacgcatccctttccaggggaagAAGCttttggctaaatttactcttgcacCGTGAATCTAACAGATTGGCAACCCAGAAgttagcactatttctaatcctaacaatagaatcatagaatggtagagttggttacttcctgggtcatctggtccaaccccctgctcaaagcaggattcactaaatcatcccagacagatgtctgtctagcctctctttgaaaacttccatggaaggagaactcaccacctctcgtggcagcctggtcaactcattgatcaccctaactgtcaaaaagttttttctaatatctaatctgtgtctcctcccattcagcttcatcccattgcttctagtctttccttgtgcaaatgagaataaagatgatccttctacaatgtgacagcccttgagatatttgtagacagctattaaatctctTCTCAGTCTTCTTATTtgccagctaaacattcccagatcccgtaacgttcctcataggacatagtttgcagaccggtcaccattctggtcgctcgtctctgaacttgctccagtttgttgatgtctttttttaaaatgtggtgcccaaaactggacatggtaatgcagatgaggtctgaccaaagaggagtagagggcaataatgacttcacgtgatcttgactgtatgcttctgttaatacatcccagaattgtattttccctttttgctgctgcatcatgttgaagatagtgcagcaagaaggagcTCATGTGTCgcacgcttccatgaggtccaagtccatgatgtgttggtggcggggtaacactcaaggttgcttccttcatcccctcccgccaaccatgtaCAGCAGAGAGGGGACCATTATCCGCTTCCTCTCCTGACTTTTGCACATCCGTCAcctcgtcctcctccatttgttctttGGCTTCTGCACCTTCACTAACTGGTCCATGATGTGTTGGTGGCGGGTAACTCTCAAGCTTGCTTCTttcatcccctcccaccaacctcGTACAacagatcattatcctcttcatctcgtgTCTGTTGCGCACCTGTtacctcttcctccttgtcctcattcagtttgtctggtaccatgagcaccCCTCGATCGCTgaaagccaccctcccatggcaccaacctgtgcgatgacagtcgggaaatttgagattttgttatcccttccgcgtcctcctctgcttccacctcttcctctaagAACACCACCTCCAAAcgtagactattcaaagtgtgctccagcatgcagatgactggaatagtgatgctgatgaaggCATCGCCAGCGCTGACCATCTTAGtagtcatttcaaaactgtgcataaGGGTGCATAGGTCATTCATCTGTGTCGactctgcaagcgtgatttgcaccatttCCGTACTACGTTGGCTCAGGCTATGCAatcggacatactgcaccagggctcatcgctgctgccacagtcgttgcaacatgtgcagagtggaagtcCACCGTGTCAGAACattgcaaatcaaatggttaactggtGGACTGAAAGGCCTCTGTACCTATGCAAGGcgatgacctgcggggtgcaatggtcagaagtgagcacacatcgaccatgctttctgcagcatggcatccaggccgggatagtggcagaaattgctgtaccacctggCTGCAGATgtcagccatgcaaggcacatgtgtgaggttgccccagcgtagggccgccaccaggtttgcaccgttatcacacacagccttctctggctccaggttcagtggagacagccattgctataACTCGGCCTGCATAGttctccacaactcttgagctatgTGACTGTGATCCCCAAGGCATAATAATTTGAACGCTGCCTGATCCATAgctgcacagtatggaggtggggggatTCCATTTTCATTGTTGGAACGTGTGTCGGATTAACGGAGAGGCTGAGGTCACTGGTGGAggctctagaggaggtggaggagtcagaaGCAGTGGAAGAAGTATTAGATAAAGAGGTTTGTCCAGCAAGtttggggatttcaagacttgtggagcagccccttgaccgcttgcccccacagccaccagagtcacccagtgcccagtcagtgagatgtagcgCCCCTACCAATATTTACTCACCCAGGTATCagaggtgaaatgcaccctggcagacaaagattttttcagggaactggtgatgttaacgacatgctggtgtagcataggcacagctttcttagagaagtaatgatgactgggcaactGGCTCTGGGGGACTGCGactgccatcaactttctgaaaccatctgtgTTCACCggatggaaaggcagcatttccggtgAGATTGTGGagctcaagctcttagctttggcacgtgtaggaggaaacattctgtgatgtgaccacaactgcagggccaaggtctggctgctgtgctgagagagggtggagtacggagAACAGGATAAACTGCTGGAATGTGAGTGAGGTGCAGATggaaatgttatggtggattgagaaagatgtgttgtactAAGTgaaacaaaagcagcagtcatgtccacttccataatAGCTGATAGCTGATGGgatctcactcaccccgactgtataGGGTAAACAAGTGTAGTTTCTGTGGCTGGAGACCTGTTtgagaagacttggcatggtgacggaggaggaagaagcagcagcagatGGAGTTGATGGGACGGCCGGTGGTTGCCGAGGCCCGCGAAtccgcattttagcgcagtgagattcccacactaaaagCATGTTGATTGTGTATGTCCACGTTCATGCatatagttgtcaaattattgcaattttcccctctactgagttttttttttgcgAATTTGACAAACAACTTGTGTTAGGTCATCCTTAGAGGTTAGACAACCCTTTCCACCCCTACAAACTGCATActcggtgctggccacagccaaagttggagctgaggatgcagtgcttgtcttgGTTGCATCACTTCGTGTCTTTGTAGGAAGCTGCAACGTAACCTTGTCTTCCTCCTCTTAGACCTCATCTGCTGAGCTAATCAGCTGCGTACCTCCGGGTTGACAGcaggtgggatctacaacctcattgtcatcctctctgttctcagacTCCTCACTCTGAAAGTCACCATCCTCCTCTTccttccctgacaccacagtacagttcgCATGCGCCTTTGGTATCTgattctcatcaggatcacctccacccttggtggttaacatctggtgacgaggTTCTGGATTCTGCATGAACCCTGCTTCGTccggccccggatccaacatgaaaaaatttggggcatcaaagcagatgctttcctcctctggattctgtgattctttggagcagacctctgatgcccatagaatagaatgtgtgaactgctctgcagaatggcctgtcTGCGGTTCCACTCTGTCAGTTGGGTGTTTGGAAATTTGTACGCAGGGTGACGCAGGGGTAagcagggtgattggggtgccacctctgaggattgtgtaAGGAGGTTGACTGGaccgcgggtacctgcatgccgggtatGGAACTAAAAAGGCTTAATCCTCTGTTTCCGGGGGGAAGCCTGATAAAGGTGGACCTTCTCCTGCTGCAGGAGGAAAGGAGGAGAGAGATGGAGCTTCCTGCTAAcaggagggggtggggagagcctagAAAGAGCACGCAGCCACAGGAGTATAAGAAGGAAAAGCGCGCTCTGCAGGGGAAGTTGGTGCCAAGTAAGtgcagcaagcagagcagagaagaGCGTACTCTGCTTCCCCACCTGAGAGTGCTGAGCGGAGCCGTGCGGAGCTAAGCCAGGTGCCATACACTATGAGACGGTGAGTACCGCACACGCGCTGCCCAAGAGTGACCGCATACTTGACAGACCTCTTACATATAGGTCCACTGGAGGTGGACAACAGACTGACAGCGTTCCGCCACCCGTCATGCCAGGAGGTGACTCAACTTAGAAGAGAGAGATTGTAATGCGCGCACAGCACAGCGAGGAGAAGGTGGCTAGGCCAAAGCCCCGTAGCCAAGGACTTGTGTACACCGCGATGCTATGTCCTATTCCGGCGGTCCTTCACACTGAACTCAGTACCGTGCTAGACACGTTTAAGCACGGGAAATCTTCCTGCCTCTCAGAGAATTCGCCGAGATGTCCCATGCCGCTGTTGTTGGTGCCACCATTGGATCCCCGCCTGTTCCAGACCTCACTGAGgcatcacgtgccgctgttgttGGTGCCACCATTGGAACCCCCGAAGAGCTGCACCCAAGAAGGCTACAGACTGATAAGTTTCACCTATTTATTACTGAACTTTCGTTTGTCCCAGTTCTACCCTGTCCAAACTCCCTTTCCCATCCTTTGTCCTATTACTACCCCTCCATTACCTTACAATCCCTCACTCACTGCATGGAGTATATTCTCTGTTTAATAAATACTTTAACTCTTGATCTGTATCCTGTCCGTGGTGACATCCCGCGTTCCTGCAAATTCTacaattgtactgtgtgtgatgttaaggtggaggaagaggagagcggccacttgatgcagtgctttccatctactggagcacatgtgtgtcaccccaggagttcaggtaccacagtggtattgccttcctctcaggaAGAGTGATGCCATGACTGGAAACGAGGAgagtccctttggcaggtaagctgtacattcaacacattctg
Encoded here:
- the LOC143773839 gene encoding uncharacterized protein LOC143773839, translated to MFYFSAACQHGKYNHLLNAIRNLTSTNQTLNCTYVHTVDFTKNCSAVSCSALKSLHFCNSTNKNLLILKKYLTCFKKNVTCDIHEDGQEEDIYSFLKSLYDYFRKLNFSMKR